The stretch of DNA TGAGTCAGTAATTGCCCCGAACGAGTCGGCTGCCGCCACTAATTAGTGCGAATAATCGAACACGAACAGTCGTCCTGAGTCCGTAGCCGTTAGCGGGATTCGTTGGCGCAGTTTTTGAAGGAGTGGCATTGACATCACTCCGGAACGACGGTCCGGTATGAAGAAGACGCCCGCCGGCAGCTCGGTCGGCGTCGAGGACCCTTACCAGTTCGTCGAGCGGTGCGACCATCTCACCGACGACGGACGGTGTCGGTACGCGCTCGAACACGACCATCACGATCCCGCGTTCGCCCGCGAGCGCCGCGCCGACGAGTTCCGGTGCCCAGTGGTCACCGACGCCGGTCCCGACTGGGACTGGCCCGACTGTCCTCACTTCCGCGCGCGAAACCGCTCCCGGGAGTGCGTTCGCTGTGGGCTCGACGAGCGCCGGCAGGCTCACTCCGACGGGCGGCCGCTGCTCGAAGAACATCACCTCTCGTACGCCGACGACGAGCACACGAGCCACGAGATCACCGTCTTCCTCTGCCGGTGGTGTCACGCCAAGATTCACGGGTCGTGGGCGCGCATCGCGGACGACGCCAGCCCCGATGCCGAGGCGCTCGCCGCGCGCGAGGGCCGGCGGAGCCGCGAACGCGCCGAACTCGATTTCGCGTCGGCCGCCGAACGCCGCACGGACGAGGACTGTAACTGCTCGCGTTCCGAGGGGCTTTAGCCGGTTCGTCGCCACAATCCGCCAATGACCGAAATCGTCGTCGTCGACAACGGCGGCCAGTTCACCCATCTGGAGGGTCGTGCACTGGACGACATCGGCGTCGAGACTCGGACTGTGGAGAACACCATGCCCCCCGAGGACATCGACGCCGACGGGGTGGTGCTCTCGGGTGGGCCGGCCATCGACGAGCGCGGGTGCTCTGGCGAGTACCTCGACATGGATATTCCTGTGCTGGGCATCTGCCTCGGGATGCAGATCATCGCCGCCGAACTCGGCGGGACCGTCGGTGCGGGCGAATACGGGGGCTACGCCGACGTAGTGGTAGAAATCGACGACGAGACGGACCCGCTCGTGGGATCGCTCGCGCCCGAAACGCGGGTCTGGGCGAGCCACGCCGATCAGGTGACGGCGCTGCCCGACGGCTTCGCCCGCACGGCCACGAGCGACGTCTGCGAGATCGAGGCGATGAGCGACGCCGAACGGGGCCTGTATGGGGTGCAGTGGCATCCCGAAGTCGCCCACACCGAACGCGGAGAAGAGGTATTCGGGAACTTCCGGGCGATCTGTGAGAACGACGAATGAGGGATATTTAACCGCGCTCGGGTGGTGTAGCCCACAATGACGACCACGCAGGGCGACCTCGCGGCCCTCTCGCGGTACGTCTTCCGCGCGCCGCAGTGGTACGCGAGCCTCGGCTTTGCCCTGCTCATCGCGGCCGTCGCCGGCGTCGCCGCTTTCGACTCGCGGTTCGTCCTCGAAGACGCCTGGCAGGGCGTCTTCTTCATCGGGGTGCCCACGATCGCCGCGAGCGTGCTCACCCCGCCCGTCGACCGCCGACTGGGGGGGCAGCTCACGCCGAATCGCGCCTCGCTGCTCGCGCTCGTCAGCGAGATCATCCTCGTCGCCTTCCTCGTCGGCGCGGGCGCGCTCGCCGTGCTCACGCCGCTCGGCCAGCGGTTCGTCTTCGACGTCCTGACCGTGGGGCTGGCCTCGGTGTTCGCGCTGCGACTGCTCGTGGTACTCGCCGTCTCTCGGAAATCCCTGTTCGTCGCGGCGATTCCGGCGAGCGTTCAAACTGGGGCGGTCGCGCTGCTGGTGTTCGTCTACAGCGGCGCGATGCGTTTCGTCGAGGTCGGTGGGCCGCTCGTGCGCTCGTTTCTCTCCCGACCGAACCGCGGGCCGGCGGAGTTCGTCGCCGTCGAACCGCTGAATTTCGCGCTGCTCGTCTTCCTCTGTCTGCTCTACGCCGGTGGTGTCTGGGCGTTCGTGACCGTCATCGACCGCCCGTGGCGGCGGAGCCTCGGTGTGAGCGTGCTCGATTTCCTCAGGGGATTCATCGGGCACATCGCCGAGGGCACGCGAGAAATCGAGGAGTTCTTCGAGACGCTCGGCGAGGAGGCGCTCGTCCCCGTCACCGTGCTCGCCGCGCGCCGGCCCGACGGCTCCGAGAAGGCACGGTTCGTCCTGCCGATGATTCATCCCGGCCCGATGGGCGAGATCGGTGGCGGCGACCTCCCAAAACGCGTCGCCGAGAGTACCGACGGGCTGGGATTCCCGCCGCACGCGACCGCCGGCCACGACTTCAACCTCGTCTCCGAGCGCGAGGTCGATACCGTCCTCGACGCCGTCGCGCGGGCGAGCGAGGGCATCGAGTACGGAAGGAGAGGGTCGGCGAGCCGGCGGGCCACAGTGGGGGAAGCCACGGTCACGGGCCACGCCATCGGCGACGGTGCGCTGCTCGTGGCGACCTACGCGCCGAACTTCGCCGACGACATCGACTACTCGGTGGGGCTGTCGGCGGCCGCCGAGGCGCGCGCACACGGACTGAGTGAGGCGATGGTCGTCGACGCACACAACTCGAACAACGGGCTGGAGGGGCCGGATCTGGGCCACGTCGTCCCGGGCAGCCAGCGCTCGTTCGACCTCATCGAGGCCGTCGGCGAGGTGGCCGACGCGCTCGCGGATGCGCCGCGCGAACCGCTCGAACTCGGCGTCGCGTGGGACGAGACGCCGTGGACGCCCGCGGAGGGAATCGGGCCCCTCGGCATTCGGGTCGCGGTGTTCGCCGCCGGCGACGAGACGACCGCCTACGTGCTCGTCGACGGCAACAACATGGAACCCGGCCTGCGCGAGGCCATCGTCGGCCGGCTCGATAGCGTCGACACCGCCGAGGTGATGACGAGCGACACCCACGTCGTGAACACGCTCGAATCCACGAATCAAGTCGGGGACGCCATCCCCCACAACGAACTCGTCGCCCACATCGAGACGCTGGTCGAGCGGGCGCTCGCCGACTGCGAACCCGTCGAGACGGGGATGGCGACCGAGCGCGCTCGTGTCACGGTCTTCGGCAACGACCGGACCGAGACGCTCGCCAGCCACGCCAACGCGATGGTGGCGATGGGCGGCGCGCTCGCCGGTGCGGTCGTCCTCGCGCTGTTCGCGGTCAGCGTGCTCGTCTTCTCCTTCACCTGAACGTTTTTACTGCGGGGGGTCGCGCTCGCTCCGCTCGCGCGCTCAACCCCTTGCAAAAACGTTCATCAAAAATTCCCGCTCACTCGCGTTGCTCGTTCGTGGTGCGACTGCTGGCGCGTTCCGCACCGTTCCGTATCCGCACCGCAACCGCTCCGCCGAAGCCCTCGCACCCCTCCGGGGCGCTCGCCCTTCATCCGCCGAGGGAACCACACCGCAACCGCGTGGCCGCGACCGCGCCGCCACAGCACCGCCACCGCGGCCGGCAGGTGCGACCCACAACCAGAAGAGCACCGAGCGCGTCAATCGAGCCGTGAGCGACGAGTACGTGCTCGAAATCAAACCCTCGGCGCGGCGGCACAGTCGAACCGCCGGCGAGTGGGTCCACGAGCGTGGCCCGCGGCGAGTCTTCGAATCGAAGGCGCTCGCACGCGAGTGGGCTAGCGAGCGCCGGGTGCGGGTGTGGGTGCAGGACGCCGCTCCGCACGACGCGAGTAGGGTCGACGGCTATCTCGTCGGCGGACAGCGGGCGAGCGGCGCTCGGCGGATGGGTCGCCAGTCCTCGCTGTGAGGCGAGCGCGACGCTTTTGCCCGCAGGGACCGAGAGTGCGGTATGAGCGAGTCCGAGGGAGCGGGAAAACTGGACCGCAAGCGCGTGGCGCTCGTCATGGTGCCACTGCTCGCGCTCGGCCTCGCGGACGTCACGCTCATCGTGCTCTGGGGCGTCAACCCGCTGCTGGGACTGGCCGTCCTCCCGCCCATCCTCTTCGTGACCGTACTCGGCTGGGTCGCCCTCAGCGGTGGACTGGTCGAGGGCCGGCTCGACGATTCCGACGACACGGCGTGAGCCGTTGCTCGACGACGAGCAATCGGAGAAGCGCCGGGGGTGAGATTTGAACTCACGAGTCCGTGAGGACAGTTGCTTTCGAGGCAACCGCCTTGGCCAGGCTAGGCTACCCCGGCTTCACCGACCGTTCGCCCGAGACCACTTTATCGGTTTCGGTCGCCACCGCCACCCATAAGCGCCTCGA from Halococcus sediminicola encodes:
- a CDS encoding DUF7097 family protein, with protein sequence MKKTPAGSSVGVEDPYQFVERCDHLTDDGRCRYALEHDHHDPAFARERRADEFRCPVVTDAGPDWDWPDCPHFRARNRSRECVRCGLDERRQAHSDGRPLLEEHHLSYADDEHTSHEITVFLCRWCHAKIHGSWARIADDASPDAEALAAREGRRSRERAELDFASAAERRTDEDCNCSRSEGL
- a CDS encoding GMP synthase subunit A, whose translation is MTEIVVVDNGGQFTHLEGRALDDIGVETRTVENTMPPEDIDADGVVLSGGPAIDERGCSGEYLDMDIPVLGICLGMQIIAAELGGTVGAGEYGGYADVVVEIDDETDPLVGSLAPETRVWASHADQVTALPDGFARTATSDVCEIEAMSDAERGLYGVQWHPEVAHTERGEEVFGNFRAICENDE
- a CDS encoding DUF2070 family protein, whose protein sequence is MTTTQGDLAALSRYVFRAPQWYASLGFALLIAAVAGVAAFDSRFVLEDAWQGVFFIGVPTIAASVLTPPVDRRLGGQLTPNRASLLALVSEIILVAFLVGAGALAVLTPLGQRFVFDVLTVGLASVFALRLLVVLAVSRKSLFVAAIPASVQTGAVALLVFVYSGAMRFVEVGGPLVRSFLSRPNRGPAEFVAVEPLNFALLVFLCLLYAGGVWAFVTVIDRPWRRSLGVSVLDFLRGFIGHIAEGTREIEEFFETLGEEALVPVTVLAARRPDGSEKARFVLPMIHPGPMGEIGGGDLPKRVAESTDGLGFPPHATAGHDFNLVSEREVDTVLDAVARASEGIEYGRRGSASRRATVGEATVTGHAIGDGALLVATYAPNFADDIDYSVGLSAAAEARAHGLSEAMVVDAHNSNNGLEGPDLGHVVPGSQRSFDLIEAVGEVADALADAPREPLELGVAWDETPWTPAEGIGPLGIRVAVFAAGDETTAYVLVDGNNMEPGLREAIVGRLDSVDTAEVMTSDTHVVNTLESTNQVGDAIPHNELVAHIETLVERALADCEPVETGMATERARVTVFGNDRTETLASHANAMVAMGGALAGAVVLALFAVSVLVFSFT